A genomic window from Oceanobacillus timonensis includes:
- a CDS encoding ferredoxin--NADP reductase, which yields MANNTIKLKKKELVANDTMAFHWEMPEGFEFRAGQLTHIKLIDPEETDEEGTRRALSLVYAPSENELVTATRLRDSAFKRELKNLPEGSEVEFDGANGSFTLHKTESTPAVFLIGGIGITPIRSMIAEATNQQTDHDLTLLYSNKTPDDAPFLSDLEDMEKRNPHFTFVPVMTRADEKEWSGETGHIDADMLKRYVSDINKPIYYLSGPGGMVKAMQEMLVDAGVNEDNIRSEEFAGY from the coding sequence ATGGCAAACAATACCATTAAATTAAAGAAAAAAGAACTTGTAGCAAATGATACAATGGCTTTTCATTGGGAAATGCCAGAAGGATTTGAATTTAGAGCAGGCCAGCTTACGCATATTAAATTGATTGATCCAGAAGAGACAGATGAGGAAGGAACCCGAAGAGCATTATCACTGGTTTATGCGCCGAGTGAAAATGAACTGGTTACAGCGACTCGACTGAGAGATTCCGCATTTAAACGGGAGCTGAAAAACTTACCAGAAGGCAGCGAGGTTGAATTTGATGGGGCGAACGGAAGCTTTACCCTGCATAAAACGGAATCAACGCCAGCTGTATTTCTGATTGGCGGTATCGGTATTACGCCAATTCGAAGCATGATTGCGGAGGCTACAAATCAGCAAACGGATCATGACCTTACATTGCTGTATTCCAATAAGACACCGGATGACGCACCGTTTTTATCTGATCTGGAAGATATGGAAAAAAGAAACCCTCATTTTACGTTTGTTCCTGTGATGACAAGAGCAGACGAAAAGGAATGGAGCGGCGAAACCGGTCATATTGATGCAGATATGCTTAAACGGTATGTGTCAGATATTAATAAACCAATCTATTATTTATCAGGTCCCGGCGGTATGGTTAAAGCAATGCAGGAAATGCTTGTAGATGCCGGTGTAAATGAAGATAATATCCGTTCTGAAGAATTTGCAGGATATTAA
- a CDS encoding PadR family transcriptional regulator encodes MQNEQVALTEAVYYTLLSLYEPLHGYGIMQKVEKMSEGRVILAAGTLYGALNNLLKKQWIKELPKNVNSRKKEYLITPQGKQMVELELLRLQELINNGKKIVEVGREK; translated from the coding sequence ATGCAAAATGAACAAGTTGCGCTAACAGAAGCGGTTTATTATACGTTGCTTTCACTTTACGAGCCATTGCATGGTTACGGCATTATGCAGAAAGTAGAAAAAATGTCAGAAGGAAGAGTAATTCTTGCAGCTGGTACGCTATACGGAGCATTAAATAATCTGTTAAAAAAGCAGTGGATTAAGGAATTACCCAAAAACGTTAACAGCCGTAAAAAAGAATATCTTATTACTCCCCAAGGAAAGCAAATGGTAGAGCTGGAATTATTAAGGCTGCAAGAGCTTATTAACAACGGTAAGAAAATAGTTGAAGTGGGGAGGGAGAAATAA
- a CDS encoding DUF2812 domain-containing protein, whose protein sequence is MEKKVRKIFTVWKFAEEEKWLNEMAADGWELTKVNVPQYTFKESTPNEYIYRLELLDPKLAKKEREEYIDFIEETGAEKIGEFSNWIYFRKKSDKGPFNLFSDLDSKIVHLKRMSQRLLTGLIFIAIVLFSLITFMIVYSGSNSGPTIAVVLLVLFSCLFLYGLNQVNSRKKVLEEERQFRE, encoded by the coding sequence ATGGAGAAAAAAGTTAGAAAAATTTTCACCGTTTGGAAATTTGCAGAAGAAGAAAAATGGCTAAATGAAATGGCTGCAGATGGCTGGGAGTTAACCAAAGTCAACGTACCCCAATATACTTTTAAGGAAAGCACACCTAATGAATATATATACAGATTAGAATTACTTGATCCGAAATTAGCAAAAAAAGAACGCGAAGAGTATATTGATTTTATTGAGGAAACTGGAGCGGAGAAAATAGGAGAATTTTCTAACTGGATTTATTTTCGAAAAAAATCAGATAAGGGGCCATTTAATCTTTTTTCTGATTTGGATTCAAAGATTGTACATTTAAAGAGGATGTCCCAAAGGCTTTTGACTGGACTCATTTTCATTGCAATTGTTTTATTTTCTTTAATTACCTTCATGATAGTTTATTCTGGTTCGAATAGTGGGCCAACCATCGCAGTTGTCTTATTGGTACTTTTTTCATGCTTGTTCTTATATGGGCTGAACCAAGTAAATAGCAGAAAAAAAGTGCTGGAAGAAGAACGGCAATTCAGAGAATAA
- a CDS encoding DUF6366 family protein: MSKDKETPEEKRERLRQEELKNPSSSVHGGGLPDLVGGLGWKGTGILILLLIIGMIIVLLFVK, encoded by the coding sequence ATGAGTAAAGACAAAGAAACTCCGGAAGAAAAAAGAGAAAGGCTAAGACAAGAAGAATTAAAAAATCCATCAAGCAGTGTGCATGGTGGAGGCCTCCCTGATTTAGTCGGCGGTTTAGGTTGGAAAGGTACGGGTATTTTAATTCTTCTCCTTATCATAGGTATGATTATTGTATTGCTATTTGTAAAGTAG
- a CDS encoding heavy metal translocating P-type ATPase, producing the protein MPEIAERTKIKTNGYGSILSYLKIHGEIIAAAVSGILILIAWIVSGHISHALWITLLIAAFLIGGFAKAKEGITETYQTKKLNVELLMIIAAIGAASIGYWAEGAILIFIFSLSGALESYTENKNKNELQSLMKLQPETATLLNGEVVNINQLKPGNYIAVKSGERIPADGIISKGDTTVDESALSGESIPITKTVSDDVFAGTVNLGGSLQIEINTLPTETMFQKIIGLVQNAHEERSPSQQFIEKFEGMYVNIVLITVAVMMFLPHFLFGWTWTDTIYRAMILLVVASPCALVASIMPATLSAISNGARQGILFKGGVYVEALAKLDAIAFDKTGTLTKGEPEVIDYYIAPGQDIEYVANIIYAVESESIHPLALAMQKWAAPKRGEQSNVAVTVEHHNGKGLSAQADDITWMIGNADMAGKQDAEQLLDAFNAQEKATTNIFVKKDTRVIAAFLLKDTLRQDAVEAIRNLQSLGLRTVMLTGDNQATAENIAKEAGIDEFHANCLPEDKVNYLKRLRQQDRQAAMIGDGVNDAPALATANIGVAMGAGSDIALDTANVVLMKNNLAKMVHAIRVSKKMNAIVKQNIIFSLAVIGILIASNFLQIINMPLGVVGHEGSTILVILNGLRVLRAS; encoded by the coding sequence ATGCCGGAAATAGCAGAGAGGACAAAAATAAAGACAAATGGCTATGGTTCTATTTTATCTTACCTCAAAATACATGGAGAAATCATTGCCGCAGCGGTAAGCGGAATACTTATTTTGATTGCCTGGATAGTATCCGGGCATATTAGCCATGCTTTATGGATTACGTTACTAATCGCTGCTTTTTTAATCGGCGGTTTTGCCAAAGCGAAGGAAGGGATTACGGAAACCTATCAAACCAAAAAATTAAATGTAGAGCTGTTGATGATTATTGCTGCTATTGGAGCAGCCTCTATCGGTTACTGGGCGGAAGGAGCTATTTTAATTTTTATCTTTTCCTTATCCGGTGCATTGGAAAGCTACACGGAAAATAAGAACAAGAATGAACTGCAAAGTCTAATGAAACTGCAGCCGGAAACGGCCACTTTGCTAAATGGGGAAGTGGTCAATATTAATCAATTAAAGCCCGGTAATTATATTGCTGTTAAATCAGGAGAGCGAATCCCGGCAGACGGCATTATTTCCAAAGGGGATACGACAGTGGACGAAAGTGCGTTATCTGGGGAGTCTATCCCTATTACGAAGACAGTAAGTGATGATGTTTTTGCCGGAACGGTTAATCTCGGCGGCAGTCTGCAGATTGAAATAAATACGCTGCCGACAGAGACCATGTTCCAAAAAATTATCGGATTGGTTCAAAATGCACATGAAGAGCGTTCGCCTTCGCAGCAGTTTATAGAAAAATTTGAAGGAATGTATGTTAATATCGTTTTGATTACCGTCGCTGTCATGATGTTTTTGCCACATTTTTTGTTTGGATGGACCTGGACAGATACGATTTATCGCGCCATGATTTTATTGGTTGTTGCTTCCCCGTGTGCGTTAGTTGCTTCGATTATGCCGGCCACTTTATCGGCTATTTCCAATGGGGCACGCCAAGGAATACTATTTAAAGGCGGGGTGTATGTAGAAGCTTTGGCGAAATTAGATGCGATTGCTTTTGATAAAACTGGAACGCTGACGAAGGGTGAGCCGGAAGTGATTGATTATTATATTGCCCCCGGCCAAGATATAGAATATGTGGCAAATATCATTTATGCTGTAGAAAGTGAGTCGATTCATCCACTGGCTCTTGCTATGCAGAAATGGGCGGCGCCAAAACGGGGAGAACAATCGAATGTGGCTGTAACGGTAGAGCATCACAATGGGAAGGGACTGTCTGCACAAGCAGATGATATCACCTGGATGATTGGTAATGCAGATATGGCAGGGAAACAGGATGCAGAGCAGCTGCTTGATGCTTTTAATGCACAGGAAAAAGCAACAACAAATATCTTTGTGAAAAAAGATACCAGAGTTATTGCTGCCTTTTTATTGAAGGATACACTGCGGCAGGATGCTGTAGAAGCTATTCGGAACCTTCAAAGCCTGGGGCTGCGAACGGTTATGTTAACAGGAGATAACCAAGCTACAGCTGAAAATATCGCAAAGGAAGCTGGGATAGATGAATTTCACGCGAATTGTCTGCCAGAAGATAAGGTAAATTACTTAAAACGCCTGCGCCAGCAAGACCGGCAGGCAGCAATGATTGGAGACGGTGTTAATGATGCACCAGCTTTGGCAACTGCAAATATTGGTGTGGCGATGGGGGCAGGAAGTGATATTGCTTTAGATACGGCAAATGTTGTACTAATGAAAAATAATTTAGCAAAAATGGTTCATGCCATTCGTGTTTCTAAAAAAATGAATGCTATTGTGAAGCAAAATATTATCTTTTCCCTGGCGGTTATCGGTATTCTGATTGCCAGCAATTTTCTGCAGATTATCAATATGCCACTTGGCGTGGTTGGTCATGAAGGCAGTACGATTCTTGTTATTCTTAATGGGCTTAGGGTGTTGAGAGCGAGTTAA
- a CDS encoding DNA-3-methyladenine glycosylase family protein, with translation MRTWEDKKNHIVIKAPEAFDFKVNLGYLQREPNECMYEIEDDKITRVIEINHIRTLVRISAADNDFLDVEFLANTKPELLESKEAIVHYICEWFDLDNDIIPFYEMGLQDPLLKQPIEKFYGLRNMGLNDLFEALCWGILGQQINLKFAYTLKRQFVEKFGESFNYEGKKYWVFPSFDKIAELSTADMADIKMTSKKKEYIIDVAKRMKNGHLSKEQMLDFDDFKQAEKELIRIRGIGPWTANYVCMRCLRYPTAFPMDDVGLMNAMKLANGMERKPTKEEIRELASEWENWEAYATFYLWRLLY, from the coding sequence GTGAGAACATGGGAAGACAAGAAAAATCATATTGTAATAAAGGCACCTGAAGCATTTGATTTTAAGGTGAACTTGGGTTATTTACAAAGAGAACCAAATGAGTGTATGTATGAAATAGAAGATGATAAAATTACTCGTGTTATTGAAATAAATCACATTCGCACATTAGTACGTATCAGTGCAGCCGATAATGACTTTTTAGATGTTGAATTTTTAGCGAATACAAAACCCGAATTATTAGAATCCAAAGAAGCAATAGTCCATTACATTTGTGAATGGTTTGACCTTGATAATGATATTATTCCTTTTTACGAAATGGGCTTGCAAGATCCATTGTTAAAACAGCCTATTGAAAAATTTTATGGACTGCGTAATATGGGTTTAAATGATTTATTTGAAGCTTTATGCTGGGGCATCTTGGGTCAACAAATTAACCTGAAATTTGCTTATACATTAAAACGTCAGTTTGTAGAAAAGTTTGGAGAGTCTTTTAATTATGAGGGTAAAAAATATTGGGTTTTCCCTTCATTTGATAAAATTGCGGAATTAAGCACTGCAGATATGGCAGATATAAAAATGACGAGCAAGAAAAAGGAATATATTATCGATGTTGCAAAACGAATGAAAAATGGTCATTTATCGAAAGAACAAATGCTGGATTTTGATGATTTTAAGCAAGCTGAAAAAGAATTAATCCGTATCAGAGGCATTGGTCCTTGGACAGCTAATTATGTATGTATGCGATGCCTTCGATACCCAACTGCTTTTCCAATGGATGATGTGGGGCTGATGAATGCAATGAAGTTAGCGAATGGAATGGAAAGAAAACCGACCAAAGAGGAAATCAGAGAATTAGCTTCTGAATGGGAGAATTGGGAAGCCTATGCTACTTTCTATTTATGGCGTTTACTATACTGA